A window of Hevea brasiliensis isolate MT/VB/25A 57/8 chromosome 14, ASM3005281v1, whole genome shotgun sequence contains these coding sequences:
- the LOC110670819 gene encoding protein RETICULATA-RELATED 5, chloroplastic gives MKPHTQRGCAGGPLPPPLYACSSSYPPEPALRLQFPSRKLPRHVSLSIRSRRQCAPESPADGQTQTASRRRVLLTPLLALGASVLQSATSKAADVNKSPESSFSPPTQPLLVEAEEKAETAAATAEISSRIYDAAAIGEPMALGKDKRKMWEKLMNARIVYLGEAEQVPVKDDKELELEIVENLRKRCVESEKSISLAMEAFPCDLQQQLNQYMNRSIDGETLKSYLSHWPPQRWQEYEPLLSYCRDNGVRIVACGTPLKVIRTVQAEGIRGLSMADRKLYAPPAGSGFISGFTSISRRSIDVNSPNQSVPFGPSSYLSAQARVVEDYTMSQIILQEMVDGGATGMLVVVTGASHVFYGSRGTGLPARISKKMQKKNQAVILLDPERQFIRREGEVPVADFLWYSAARPCSRNCFDRAEIARVMNAAGTRRDALPQDIQKGLDLGLVSPEVLQNFFSLEQYPLLKELAHRFQGFRERLLADPKFLHRLAIEEAISITTTLLAQYERRKENFFEELDYVITDTARGSVVDFFTVWLPAPTLSFLSYADETNGPDSMDVLKGLLGSIPDNAFQKNLPGKDWNLSHRFASVLLGGLKLSCVGFISSIGAVAASNMLYAIRKMINPALVTNQRTRRSPILKTAVVYGCFLGISANLRYQMIAGVVEHRISDAFASQILLVNMLSFVARTINSYWGTQQWVDLARYSGLQSKNSKPSSYQIPDSTTEATVGCNTAEDGSIDEIKKQ, from the exons ATGAAGCCCCACACACAAAGAGGCTGCGCCGGTGGACCACTACCGCCGCCGCTGTACGCATGCAGCTCCTCCTATCCACCCGAGCCGGCTCTTCGCCTCCAATTTCCCTCCAGAAAGTTACCGCGCCACGTTTCCCTCTCTATCCGTTCCCGCCGCCAATGTGCCCCCGAATCACCCGCCGATGGTCAAACTCAAACCGCAAGCCGGCGCCGCGTGTTGCTTACTCCACTCCTTGCTCTCGGCGCGTCTGTCCTCCAATCCGCCACGTCGAAAGCTGCAGACGTCAACAAGTCTCCGGAATCTTCATTTTCTCCTCCTACTCAGCCGCTGCTAGTGGAAGCTGAGGAGAAGGCGGAGACTGCGGCAGCAACAGCGGAGATAAGTTCAAGGATTTATGACGCGGCGGCGATAGGAGAGCCGATGGCGTTGGGGAAGGACAAGAGGAAAATGTGGGAGAAGCTAATGAATGCGAGGATTGTGTATCTAGGTGAAGCGGAGCAAGTGCCTGTAAAAGACGATAAGGAATTGGAGCTcgaaattgttgagaatttgaggaAACGATGCGTTGAGAGCGAGAAATCCATTTCTTTAGCCATGGAGGCATTCCCTTGTGACTTGCAGCAGCAGCTCAATCAATACATGAACAGAAG CATAGATGGAGAAACCTTGAAGTCTTATTTATCACATTGGCCGCCTCAAAGATGGCAAGAATATGAACCTCTTTTGAGTTATTGTCGTGATAATGGAGTTAGGATTGTTGCTTGTGGTACTCCACTCAAG GTTATACGGACAGTCCAAGCTGAAGGTATTCGTGGGCTTTCAATGGCTGACCGTAAACTGTATGCTCCTCCAGCTGGTTCAGGCTTTATCtcaggattcacttcaatttcacgCAGGTCAATTGATGTGAACTCTCCAAATCAATCTGTTCCTTTTGGGCCAAGCTCCTATTTGTCTGCACAAGCAAGAGTAGTTGAGGATTACACTATGTCCCAAATTATTTTACAAGAAATGGTGGATGGAGGAGCCACTGGTATGCTTGTAGTGGTGACAGGTGCGAGCCATGTTTTTTATGGGTCAAGAGGTACTGGGCTGCCAGCAAGAATTTCCAAAAAGATGCAAAAGAAGAACCAAGCAGTTATATTACTTGATCCAGAAAGGCAATTCATTCGAAGAGAGGGAGAAGTTCCTGTTGCTGATTTTTTGTGGTATTCTGCTGCCAGACCTTGCAGCAGAAATTGTTTTGATCGTGCTGAAATTGCTCGAGTGATGAATGCAGCTGGTACGAGGCGAGATGCCCTACCCCAG GACATTCAGAAAGGACTTGATCTTGGTTTAGTATCACCAGAGGTACTGCAGAATTTCTTCAGTCTAGAGCAATATCCTCTGCTTAAGGAACTTGCTCATCGTTTCCAG GGTTTCAGGGAAAGACTGTTGGCAGATCCCAAATTCTTGCATAGATTAGCTATAGAAGAAGCCATATCAATAACCACTACTCTCTTAGCACAGTATGAAAGGCGTAAAGAAAATTTCTTTGAAGAGCTTGATTATGTAATTACAGACACTGCCAGAGGATCGGTGGTTGATTTTTTTACTGTGTGGCTTCCTGCCCCAACTCTGTCATTCCTTTCATATGCTGATGAGACGAATGGGCCTGACAGCATGGATGTTTTGAAGGGTCTTCTTGGGTCCATCCCTGATAATGCATTTCAAAAGAATCTCCCAGGGAAGGACTGGAATCTTAGTCACAGATTTGCATCAGTGCTTTTGGGTGGTCTGAAACTTTCTTGTGTTGGATTTATCTCCAGTATTGGGGCTGTGGCTGCCTCGAATATGTTGTATGCAATTCGCAAAATGATTAACCCAGCATTGGTTACTAATCAACGAACTAGAAGATCACCAATACTTAAAACAGCAGTTGTTTATGGATGCTTCCTTGGAATTTCAGCAAATCTGCGTTACCAG ATGATTGCTGGTGTAGTTGAGCATCGGATTTCTGATGCATTTGCATCTCAGATATTACTTGTAAATATGCTATCATTTGTTGCTCGGACTATAAACTCCTACTGGGGAACACAG CAATGGGTTGATCTAGCACGCTATTCAGGACTGCAAAGTAAGAATAGCAAACCATCCTCTTATCAGATACCGGATTCCACTACAGAAGCTACAGTTGGATGCAATACTGCAGAGGATGGCAGTATTGATGAAATAAAAAAACAATAA
- the LOC110670852 gene encoding putative pentatricopeptide repeat-containing protein At1g26500, which translates to MLIRRFSLTKPVLNSIFHHHPLRLLTTVSNQPQPPPPSPVNPDHLLRVCTILYQQQYSPDSKLHSKLSSCGFHITHEFFLQVCNKFPYSWRPVYRFFQYIQQTPHPQFAHTTVSFNKMLDVIGKSRNLDLFWDTVQEMGKLGLVNDKTFTIVLKTLASARELKKCVQFFHLMNGYGCEYSVERLNKAVEILCRSKLVEEAKFVVLKLKEWIRPNGVTYGLLVKGFCDVGDMIEASKVWNLMVDEGFEPGIHVFEKMMETFFKRNEYDEAMKVFQTMRVKRMDDLGLSTYRLVIDWMCKRGKLAQAKMVFDEMSKRGIGADNLTIGSLVYGLLARGRVNEAYQVAESIDRPDISVYHGLIKGLLRLRRASEATQVFREMIKRGCEPTMHTYIMLLQGHLGKRGRKGRDPLVNFDTIFVGGLVKAGKSLETTKYVERTMKGGLEVPRFDYNKFLHYYSSEEGVIMFEEMGKKLREKGLVDLADIFERYGKKMATRERRRNGEVEPS; encoded by the coding sequence ATGTTAATCAGACGTTTCTCTCTCACTAAACCTGTCCTCAACTCCATCTTCCACCACCATCCCCTCCGCCTCTTAACCACCGTGTCAAATCAGCCGCAGCCTCCCCCGCCATCCCCAGTTAACCCAGACCACCTTCTCCGAGTCTGTACCATCCTTTACCAACAGCAATACTCTCCAGATTCCAAACTTCACTCCAAACTCTCCTCTTGCGGTTTCCACATCACCCACGAATTCTTCCTCCAAGTCTGTAACAAATTCCCATACTCCTGGCGCCCTGTCTACCGCTTCTTTCAGTACATACAGCAAACACCTCACCCACAATTCGCTCACACCACTGTCTCCTTCAACAAGATGTTAGACGTTATTGGAAAATCAAGAAACCTTGATCTCTTCTGGGACACGGTTCAAGAAATGGGCAAACTTGGTTTGGTTAATGATAAGACTTTTACTATTGTTTTGAAAACACTGGCTTCGGCCAGGGAGTTGAAGAAATGCGTGCAATTTTTTCACTTGATGAATGGGTATGGGTGTGAGTATAGTGTGGAGAGGTTAAATAAGGCGGTGGAGATATTGTGTAGAAGTAAGCTTGTTGAGGAGGCAAAGTTCGTGGTTTTGAAGTTGAAGGAGTGGATTAGGCCTAATGGGGTTACTTACGGGTTGTTGGTTAAGGGGTTCTGTGATGTGGGTGATATGATTGAGGCTTCAAAAGTGTGGAATTTGATGGTAGATGAAGGTTTCGAGCCAGGGATCCACGTATTTGAGAAAATGATGGAGACATTTTTCAAGAGGAATGAGTATGATGAGGCCATGAAGGTGTTTCAAACGATGAGAGTGAAGAGAATGGATGATTTAGGTCTTTCTACTTACAGGCTTGTCATTGACTGGATGTGTAAAAGAGGCAAGCTTGCCCAAGCGAAGATGGTGTTTGATGAAATGTCCAAGAGAGGGATTGGAGCAGATAATCTGACAATAGGGTCACTAGTATATGGGCTTTTAGCAAGAGGAAGGGTTAATGAGGCTTATCAAGTAGCAGAAAGTATCGACAGGCCAGATATCAGTGTGTATCATGGGTTGATTAAGGGACTACTAAGGTTGAGAAGAGCAAGTGAAGCTACACAAGTGTTTAGGGAGATGATAAAGAGAGGGTGCGAACCTACAATGCACACATATATTATGCTATTGCAAGGGCATTTGGGGAAGAGAGGGAGGAAGGGACGAGACCCACTTGTGAATTTTGATACCATTTTTGTTGGAGGGTTGGTAAAGGCTGGGAAGTCATTAGAAACCACCAAGTACGTGGAGAGGACAATGAAGGGAGGACTTGAGGTTCCTAGATTTGATTACAATAAGtttttgcattattattcaagTGAGGAAGGTGTAATTATGTTTGAAGAGATGGGAAAGAAATTGAGAGAGAAAGGGTTGGTCGATTTGGCAGATATATTTGAGAGATATGGAAAGAAAATGGCTACCAGGGAGAGGAGGAGAAATGGAGAAGTTGAGCCCTCCTGA